The following proteins are co-located in the Streptomyces sp. NBC_00435 genome:
- a CDS encoding HEAT repeat domain-containing protein, translating to MNEVLERLRAEAGRAPGDGARYEALLVADTDGLAASLTSAGLPLWARELAAYRLGLAGDRRAFESLVLLLNHREPARCEAAAQALAVLGDPRTARAAAALATNELRTAYALHPVRLLAALRAPESAPALIRTLSRLLAPGDPYWRVALACVEGLGALADRRAREVLVRAQSHPRLAVAATAALRGLELS from the coding sequence GTGAACGAGGTCTTGGAGCGCCTGCGGGCGGAAGCGGGGCGGGCGCCGGGCGACGGGGCGCGGTACGAGGCACTGCTGGTGGCGGACACGGATGGCCTGGCGGCTTCCCTGACCTCCGCCGGGCTGCCCCTGTGGGCCCGCGAACTGGCCGCGTACCGGCTGGGGCTGGCCGGGGACCGGCGTGCCTTCGAGTCGCTGGTCCTGCTGCTCAACCACCGCGAGCCGGCGCGCTGCGAGGCCGCCGCGCAGGCGCTGGCCGTCCTCGGGGACCCGCGCACCGCCCGGGCGGCGGCGGCCCTGGCGACCAACGAACTGCGCACGGCCTACGCCCTGCACCCGGTCCGGCTGCTCGCGGCACTGCGCGCCCCCGAGTCCGCCCCCGCGCTGATCCGCACCCTGTCGCGGCTGCTCGCGCCGGGCGACCCGTACTGGCGGGTGGCCCTGGCCTGCGTGGAGGGGCTGGGGGCGCTGGCCGACCGGCGCGCCCGCGAAGTCCTCGTACGGGCCCAGTCGCACCCGCGGCTGGCGGTGGCGGCGACCGCGGCCCTGCGGGGGCTGGAGCTCAGCTAG
- a CDS encoding alpha/beta hydrolase: MKKPGPALKRAGVLVAVSAVAAALASPVTAAAPAAPAPAPGSLSWSNCATSRYPTLQCASLKVPLDHDNPAGREISLALTRVPHTAARSQGPLLVNPGGPGGSGLSLAGYIAAALPKDVAAQYDVIGFDPRGVGKSEPVLDCGAGHFTPVRPDSVPLDEETERANLERVKSFAESCGTKHADVLPYIGTVSAARDLEVLRTALGADRLSYFGYSYGTYLGAVYAKLHPDRVHRLVLDSVVDPGGVWYEDNLAQDQAFDARHKSFMAWVAKYDSTYHLGTDPAEVEARWYAMRTALRTAPAGAKVGPAELEDTFMPGGYYNGYWPHLAAAFSAYAVQSDPKPLVAAYEKFGAVEPSAGNSYSVYTAVQCRDSAWPKDWNQWRADMWRTHAKAPFMTWNNAWYNAPCAFWPTEPLQAPDVTNTALPQALLFQATEDAATPYEGAVSMRRKLAGSALVVEEGGGNHGIALSGNKCLDEKLSAYLLTGKATDAVCPAQPAPTPVPATRAVPPSAGGSALHGLLGFRG; encoded by the coding sequence ATGAAGAAGCCCGGTCCCGCTCTGAAGCGTGCCGGCGTCCTGGTGGCGGTCTCCGCCGTCGCCGCCGCCCTCGCGAGCCCGGTCACGGCCGCGGCCCCGGCCGCACCGGCCCCCGCACCCGGATCCCTGAGCTGGTCCAACTGCGCGACCTCCCGGTATCCGACGCTCCAGTGCGCCTCCCTGAAGGTGCCCCTCGACCACGACAACCCGGCCGGCCGGGAGATCTCCCTCGCCCTGACCCGGGTCCCCCACACCGCCGCGCGCTCCCAGGGACCCCTGCTGGTCAACCCCGGCGGGCCCGGCGGCAGCGGCCTCTCCCTGGCCGGGTACATCGCCGCGGCGCTGCCCAAGGACGTCGCCGCCCAGTACGACGTGATCGGCTTCGATCCGCGCGGCGTGGGCAAGAGCGAGCCCGTACTGGACTGCGGCGCGGGGCACTTCACCCCCGTACGGCCCGACTCCGTACCCCTGGACGAGGAGACCGAGCGGGCCAACCTGGAGCGGGTGAAGTCCTTCGCCGAGTCCTGCGGGACCAAGCACGCGGACGTCCTCCCGTACATCGGCACGGTCTCGGCGGCCCGCGACCTCGAGGTGCTGCGCACCGCCCTGGGCGCCGACAGGCTCAGCTACTTCGGCTACTCCTACGGGACCTACCTGGGCGCGGTGTACGCCAAGCTCCACCCCGACCGGGTGCACCGCCTGGTCCTCGACTCGGTCGTTGACCCGGGCGGGGTCTGGTACGAGGACAACCTGGCGCAGGACCAGGCCTTCGACGCCCGCCACAAGTCCTTCATGGCCTGGGTGGCCAAGTACGACTCCACCTACCACCTGGGCACCGATCCGGCCGAGGTCGAGGCCCGCTGGTACGCGATGCGCACCGCGCTGCGCACGGCCCCGGCGGGCGCCAAGGTGGGCCCGGCCGAGCTGGAGGACACCTTCATGCCGGGCGGCTACTACAACGGCTACTGGCCCCACCTGGCGGCGGCCTTCTCCGCGTACGCCGTGCAGTCGGACCCCAAGCCGCTGGTCGCCGCGTACGAGAAGTTCGGCGCGGTGGAGCCCTCGGCGGGCAACAGCTACAGCGTGTACACGGCGGTGCAGTGCCGGGACTCGGCCTGGCCGAAGGACTGGAACCAGTGGCGGGCCGACATGTGGCGCACGCACGCCAAGGCACCCTTCATGACGTGGAACAACGCCTGGTACAACGCCCCGTGCGCGTTCTGGCCGACCGAGCCGCTGCAGGCTCCCGACGTCACCAACACAGCCCTCCCGCAGGCGCTCCTGTTCCAGGCCACGGAGGACGCGGCGACCCCGTACGAGGGCGCGGTGAGCATGCGGCGCAAGCTGGCGGGTTCGGCGCTGGTGGTCGAGGAGGGCGGCGGCAACCACGGCATCGCGCTCAGCGGCAACAAGTGTCTGGACGAGAAGCTGTCGGCGTACCTGCTGACGGGCAAGGCCACGGACGCCGTCTGCCCCGCCCAGCCGGCCCCGACGCCCGTCCCCGCGACCCGCGCGGTGCCGCCGTCGGCGGGCGGCTCGGCGCTGCACGGCCTGCTCGGCTTCCGGGGCTAG
- a CDS encoding RidA family protein encodes MTTSHDDHLTRIPAPEGVAPGTGYNHVVWGTGRFVAVSGQCAFDEKGEVVGEGDAAAQARQVFVNLRRCLAAAGATFEDVVKVTYFVTDVAHLPAVRTARDEVFARDRLPASSAVQVAALFRPELLMEIEAFAIVPEPTGSGTGAAPRGETETGFRTGSGAGFGTGFKTGFAS; translated from the coding sequence ATGACTACTTCACACGACGACCACCTCACCCGGATCCCCGCCCCGGAGGGCGTCGCCCCGGGCACCGGCTACAACCACGTCGTCTGGGGCACCGGGCGGTTCGTCGCCGTGTCCGGGCAGTGCGCCTTCGACGAGAAGGGCGAGGTGGTCGGCGAGGGCGACGCCGCCGCCCAGGCCCGGCAGGTGTTCGTCAACCTGCGCCGGTGCCTGGCGGCGGCCGGGGCGACCTTCGAGGACGTGGTGAAGGTGACGTACTTCGTCACGGACGTCGCCCACCTCCCCGCCGTACGCACGGCCCGTGACGAGGTGTTCGCCCGGGACCGCCTCCCGGCCTCCTCGGCGGTCCAGGTCGCGGCGCTGTTCCGGCCCGAACTGCTCATGGAGATCGAGGCCTTCGCGATCGTCCCGGAGCCGACCGGGTCCGGAACCGGGGCCGCACCCCGGGGCGAGACCGAGACCGGGTTCAGGACCGGCTCCGGGGCCGGGTTCGGGACCGGTTTCAAGACCGGTTTCGCTAGCTGA
- a CDS encoding 3-hydroxyacyl-CoA dehydrogenase family protein translates to MDLPSTSSQSSPSSPSAEPVRPALQTIAVVGLGTMGSGIAEVLARAGREVIGIDTSEAAARRATASLAAATARSVVREQLTEEEREGVLSRFRTFSELGAAAEADLVIEVVPESYELKQRIFRELDAIVRPTAILATGTNALSVTRMAAESRRPERVVGLHFFNPAPAMKLVEIVSSVLTAPPAVEAVTTLARELGKEPVAVGDRPGFVADGLLFGYLNQAAAMYEAKYASREDIDAAMRLGCGLPMGPLALLDLIGVDTARTVLEAMYAASGDRLHAPAPILGHLAEAGLTGQKSGRGFYTYEAPGSQVVVRDLQTPPDGDLVRASRPVNTVGVAGSGTMASGIAQVFAQAGFPVALAARSQEKADAAKAAIGKSLKRAVDRGRLTPEAAAATVDRITAAGSLDAFADVDLAVEAVAEDLAVKQELFQALDKVCKPGAVLATTTSSLPVIAIARATSRPEDVIGMHFFNPAPAMKLVEVVRTVLTADDVHATVRGVCAQVRKHAVDCGDRAGFIVNALLFPYLNNAIKMVEQHYAGIDDIDAAMKLGGGYPMGPFELLDVVGLDVSLAIEQVLHKEFRDPGLAPSPLLEHLVAAGCLGRKTGRGFREYAPRR, encoded by the coding sequence ATGGACCTTCCGTCCACGTCCAGTCAGTCCTCCCCCTCCTCCCCCTCCGCCGAGCCCGTCCGCCCGGCGCTGCAGACCATCGCCGTCGTCGGTCTCGGCACCATGGGCTCCGGCATCGCCGAGGTCCTCGCCCGGGCCGGCCGCGAGGTCATCGGCATCGACACCAGCGAAGCGGCCGCCCGCCGGGCCACCGCTTCCCTCGCCGCGGCCACCGCCCGTTCCGTGGTCAGGGAGCAGCTCACCGAGGAGGAGCGCGAGGGCGTGCTCTCCCGCTTCCGCACCTTCTCCGAGCTGGGCGCCGCCGCCGAGGCCGATCTCGTCATCGAGGTGGTCCCGGAGTCCTACGAGCTCAAGCAGCGGATCTTCCGCGAGCTCGACGCGATCGTCCGGCCCACCGCCATCCTGGCCACCGGCACCAACGCCCTGTCGGTGACGCGGATGGCCGCCGAGTCGCGGCGCCCAGAGCGCGTCGTCGGCCTGCACTTCTTCAACCCGGCCCCGGCGATGAAGCTGGTCGAGATCGTCTCCAGCGTGCTGACGGCCCCGCCGGCCGTCGAGGCGGTCACGACACTGGCCCGCGAGCTCGGCAAGGAGCCCGTCGCGGTCGGCGACCGGCCGGGCTTCGTCGCCGACGGCCTGCTGTTCGGCTACCTCAACCAGGCCGCCGCCATGTACGAGGCGAAGTACGCCTCCCGCGAGGACATCGACGCGGCGATGCGGCTGGGCTGCGGTCTGCCGATGGGCCCGCTCGCACTGCTCGACCTGATCGGCGTGGACACCGCCCGGACCGTCCTGGAGGCCATGTACGCGGCTTCCGGTGACCGGCTGCACGCCCCGGCACCGATCCTCGGGCACCTCGCCGAGGCGGGCCTGACCGGGCAGAAGTCCGGGCGCGGGTTCTACACGTACGAGGCCCCCGGCAGCCAGGTCGTCGTCCGCGACCTGCAGACCCCGCCGGACGGGGACCTGGTCCGGGCGAGCCGTCCGGTGAACACGGTCGGCGTTGCCGGTTCGGGGACCATGGCGAGCGGTATCGCGCAGGTCTTCGCGCAGGCCGGCTTCCCGGTGGCGCTCGCGGCCCGCAGCCAGGAGAAGGCGGACGCGGCGAAGGCCGCGATCGGCAAGTCCCTCAAGCGCGCGGTGGACCGGGGGCGGCTGACGCCCGAGGCGGCCGCGGCCACCGTGGACCGGATCACGGCGGCGGGCTCGCTGGACGCCTTCGCCGACGTGGACCTGGCCGTGGAGGCCGTCGCCGAGGACCTGGCGGTGAAGCAGGAGCTGTTCCAGGCCCTGGACAAGGTCTGCAAGCCCGGCGCGGTGCTCGCCACCACGACCTCCTCGCTCCCGGTGATCGCGATCGCCCGCGCGACCTCGCGGCCCGAGGACGTGATCGGCATGCACTTCTTCAACCCGGCCCCGGCGATGAAGCTGGTCGAGGTGGTCCGGACCGTCCTGACCGCCGACGACGTGCACGCCACCGTCCGCGGGGTCTGCGCCCAGGTGCGCAAGCACGCGGTGGACTGCGGGGACCGGGCCGGCTTCATCGTGAACGCGCTGCTGTTCCCGTACCTCAACAACGCGATCAAGATGGTCGAGCAGCACTACGCCGGCATCGACGACATCGACGCGGCGATGAAGCTGGGCGGCGGCTACCCGATGGGGCCCTTCGAGCTCCTCGACGTGGTCGGCCTGGACGTGTCGCTGGCCATCGAGCAGGTCCTGCACAAGGAGTTCCGGGACCCGGGCCTGGCCCCCTCCCCGCTGCTGGAGCACCTGGTCGCCGCGGGCTGCCTGGGCCGGAAGACCGGCCGCGGATTCCGTGAGTACGCCCCCCGCCGGTAG